The window CTGGCTTCCATGGTGGGAAATACAGGCTTGAGCTTGATGCAGTCGTCTTCTCCTGTGCCGATGAATTCAACCAGCTTGAACCTGCCCAAGGTGGAATTTGCATCGCGCAGTACCAGACGGTTTTTTGTCAGGGTAAGATATAGAACATTATTGGGCTTTAGGGTAAGGATGGGGGAATGATCCCCTTCAATGTTGTAACATCCTCTAAATGAGGTAATTACAAAAGTTTGAATATTCTGTTCACTAAAGACGCTGACGGGTATTTTTTGGGCACACGATTGTTGTTTTCCCAGGAAACAAAGGGAAGCGCTGATTAAAATTAGAATATGTAGTCTTTTTGAAAACAATATGTTTTAATTTTTTGAGTTCAAATATTTATGCATGAGCAAAGCTGCTGCTTCAGATGAACGCCTGGTCCCGAGTATTTTCCTTAATTCCTGGAATGAGGCCAGCATCTGATGGCGATATTTTTCGTCATATAAAATTTTATCCAGCTCTGTTTTTATGTCCCGTTCCAGATGAAATTGCAAGAGCTCTTTTACGGCTTCCCTGTCCAATATAAGGTTTACCAGTGAGAAGAACTTTATTTTAACGATAGGCCGCCCAATAATATAGCTGATATTACTCGTTTTATAAATGACCACTTCCGGAACATTGAATAATGCTGTTTCAAGGGTTGCTGTTCCAGAGGTCACTACCGCTGCTGTTGAATTTCGCAGCAGATCGTAGGTCTGGTCATAAACAATTTTTACGTTGTGGCCGGCAATATATTTCTGATAATATGATTTTTCTATTGAAGGAGCCCCTGCAATAATAAATTGATAATCATTGTAATACTTGGCCGCTCCAAGCATTTGGGGCAAGCAACGGTCTATTTCCTGTTTCCTGCTTCCGGACAAAAGGGCTATGATGGGTTTTTCCTCCAGTTTATTTTTGTTGATAAAGTCATTCCGGTCAACTGGCTTTTCTAAGCTGTCTGTTACCGCATCCATTACAGGATTCCCTATATAATCAACAGAATAATCATGGGATTGGTAAAATCCGGTTTCAAAGGGCAGGATAGTAAACATCTTATCCACATAAGCTTTAACAAGCTTCACCCTTGATTTTTTCCAGGCCCAAATTTTGGGGGATATGTAGTAAAAGACCTTGTAGCCATTTTTCTTGGCAAATTTTGCCATGTTCAGGTTAAATCCCGGATAATCAATCAAAATAACCACATCGGGATGAAATTCCAGCAGACTGTTTTTACAAAGCCTGAAGTTTTGCCTGATGTTTTTCAGGTGGAGTGCAACTTCCCAGACGCCCATGAAAGCCATTTCCCGGTAATGGATCAGAGGTTTGCCGCCGATGGCTGCCATCAGATCGCCACCCAAAAACCGGAATACTGCATCGGTATCGGTTTTTTGTAATTCGCGCATCAGGTTGGCCCCATGCAAATCACCTGATGCTTCACCTGCTATAATAAAGTATTTCATCCGTAAATAATTGTTAGACTATGGCCGGAAGCAACCCGCATATCTGTTTTCATGCTTTTTTTATTGAATGAACCTCTTTGTTTCATTGGTTTCTTAGTTCATGATCGTACCCTGGAATGAATTATAAAGAATGAATGGATACCTTTGTTGCCTCTGTCTGGTCAACATACTTTTCATCAATCAGAAAATTTTCATAATGGCCACTGCAATTACGATGATAAAGGTTGAAAGTACCACCCCCCGGGCTGAACGAAGACGGTCTGTCCAAATAAAAATAAAGAACACCAGGAGGTTGGGCAGGGCACAAAGACTTAACAACTGTGCAAATCCGTTATTTTCTATCAGAAACCTGAAATAATTGGTCAATGAAGTTAATTTGGAAAATTTCGTAAGGTAAACCACTATCAGTGATAACAAAGGAACCAGCATACCCAGAAAAGTTCCCAGCCACATTACATCAAAAGTTTTCTTTTTTTCAGTTTCAATTGTCATCATTTTATAGAAATATATCAGGTTTGTTGTTATAACCTGTATTTTTTAATCAAATTTCTTCGTTAAGTTTCCAGTTCCTTAAATACTGAATGCTCTCATAGGCCGTAAAGTCAACATTAACCGGCACTACAGAAACATAATTATTTTGCAAAGCCCATTCATCCGTGTCATTGGCTTCGGGTTCCACATTGTGAAATGAGCCTGTGAGCCAGAAATAATCTTTTTTGCTTGGGTCGGTACGTTTGTCGAATTCTTCCTTCCAGTATCCTTTATTCTGCCTGCATATTTTTATCCCTTTTATTTCGCGCACCTTATTTAAGGGTATGTTTACATTCAGGCAGGTCCCTTTGGGCAATCCGTGATCAAGGATGTTTTTTATGATGGTCGTAACATATTTCCGGGTGGAACTGAAATCTGCATCGGCTGAAAAATCAAGCAAAGAAAAGCCTGCAGAGGGGATATTATTCAGGCAACCTTCAATGGCGGCGCCCATGGTAGCCGAATATACAACACTGGTGGCTGCATTCGACCCGTGATTTATCCCCGATATAATCAGGTCGGGTTTCTTTTCACCGATTTCATTGAGGGCGATTTTTACGCAATCAACCGGGGTTCCGTTGCAGGAATAAATGAGCAATCCTTCTTCCACATGAATTTTTCTCAGGCGTAACGGCACTTTGGTGGTGATGGCATGCGACATTCCCGATTGTGGCTCATCAGGTGCTACAACCAGGATGTTTCCCATTGAACGGGCAATATCTATCAGCGCTTTTAAGCCTCCCGCATGGATACCATCGTCATTGGTAACCAGTATGTATGGTTTTTCAATTTTTCCCAAAGCCTTCTCATTTTGACTACAAAGATATTTATTTACTAATTAGTTGACAAGGCTATTGACCCTAAAAATGGATTGAACTTTTAGTCCATGAACAATCTGAAGCTTTTTTCAAATTTGATTGCACATTTTTATTACTTTTGCTTTTTCTGAATATTGAAACCCATAGAACGATGAAGATTTCTTATAATTGGCTTAAACAGTATATCAATACAGCTATTCCTGCAGAAGAAGCAGCAAAAATTCTTACCCAGATCGGCCTTGAAGTTGAATCAATAGAACCCTACCAAAGTGTTAAAGGTGGCTTGGAAGGCTTTGTTATCGGCAAAGTGCTGACTTGCGAAAAAATGGCAAATTCCGACAAACTCAGTAAAACTACTGTTGATGTTGGAGGCCCTGAACCTTTGCATATTGTCTGTGGTGCGCCTAATGTTAAGGCCGGGCAGAAAGTGGTTGTTGCAACTGAAGGTACCATTGTCTATATGGGCGATGAGAGTTTTAAAATTAAGAAATCAAAACTCAGGGGAGAAGCATCCGAAGGAATGATTTGTGCTGAAGATGAACTTGGGCTGGGGACTGCTCACGATGGAATCATGGTGCTTCCTGATGATGTAAAGGCGGGTACTCTTGCCAAAGATTATTTTGAAATAGAAAATGATATATCATTTGAAATAGGGTTAACGCCCAACCGTATTGATGCCGCCTCCCATTATGGCGTTGCCAGGGACCTGGCTGCATATCTGAGGCAAAGCGGTGAAGTTGAACTTTCCAGGCCTTCTGTGGATAGCTTTCATATCGACAATACGGAATACCCGGTGGATGTGGAAGTGATCAATACCCAGGCTTGTCCCCGTTATGCCGGGGTGACGGTATCCGGCGTGAAAGTCGGGCCTTCGCCGAAATGGATGCAGAACAGGCTGCAGGCTATAGGCCTGAGATCAATCAATAATGTTGTGGATGTAACCAATTATATACTTTACGAAATCGGTCAGCCCCTTCATTCGTTTGATGCGGATAAAATCAAAGGTAAAAAGATTGTTGTCCGGACCCTCCCGGAAGGGACCAAGTTTACTACCCTGGATGGCGTAGAACGTGATCTTTCGGCCAACGATCTGATGATCTGCAATGAAAGTGAACCTATGGCTCTGGCCGGTGTTTTCGGCGGAAGTGAATCGGGTGTTACTGCCAATACCACCAATGTATTTCTGGAAAGTGCATATTTTAATCCTGTTTGGGTAAGGAAGACCGCAAAGCGTCTTGGGCTGAATACCGATGCATCCTTCCGTTTCGAAAGGGGCATAGATCCCAATATCACTATTTATGCACTTAAGCGTGCAGCCCTGTTGATCAAGGAACTGGCCGGGGGTGAAATATCTTCAGAGATTGTTGATCAATACCCGTCCAAACTTGAGGATTTCAAGGTTAATATCAATTTTAAAAATGTTAACCGTTTAGTGGGAAAGGTTATTCCTCCTGAAACCATGCGCCAAATATTAACTGCTCTTGAAATTAAGGTTACCGCAGAAACTTCAGAAGGCATGAGCCTGATTGTTCCTGCATACAGGGTTGATGTTCAGCGCGAGGCTGATGTGGTGGAAGAAATACTGAGGATTTACGGTTATAATAATGTGGAGATCTCACCAAAGTTACATTCTACCATTGCTCATTTCCCAAAACCGGATAAGGAAAAAATTATCAATTTAATTTCTGATTTGTTAAGCGACAACGGATTTAATGAGATTATGTCGAACTCGCTGACCAAAGCCTCTTATTATGAAAATACTGAAGCTTACGACAGCAAAAAGACCATACATATTTTTAATCCGTTGAGCAGCGACCTGGGCGTACTTCGCCAGACCATGCTACATGGAGGCCTTGAAGCTATTGCACTGAATACCAATCGCAGAAATAAGGACCTGAAACTTTATGAATTCGGTAATTGCTATGTGCTGAAGGATAAAACCGAGCATCCTGACCATCTGGACAATTACAGCGAAAAATATCATCTGGCCCTTTTCCTGACCGGTCTGGATCATGAAGTAAACTGGATTACCAGGGAAGAACATACAAGTTTTTATCTGTTAAAAACTTATGTTGAGATGATTTTGAAACGCCTGGGTGTTGATCCCGATTCACTCGAAGTGAAAGAGTTTTCTTCTCCTGTTTTCTCTGAAGCCGTGCAACTGAGCGATAAGAAAGACCGTGCTGTAACATTCGGCGTACTTCGCAAGGATATGCTGGTTCCTTTTGACATCAAAGCTGATGTTTATTATGCTGATTTTCAGGGTGAGACTATTCTTGAACTGGCAACCCGTAATAAGATAAACTTTAATGAGTTACCCAAATATCCTGCAGTAAAACGGGATTTAGCCTTATTACTTGACAAAGAAGTGAAATTCGCACAGGTTAAAGAGTTGGCCTTTAAGACAGAACATAAGCTTTTAAAGAAAGTCAGCCTGTTTGATGTGTATGAAGGCGATAAGTTGCCGGAAGGGAAAAAGTCCTATGCTGTAAGCTTTATTTTGCAGGATGAGTCAAAGACACTTAACGACAACCAGATTGATAAGGCAATGAAGACCTTGCTGACTGCATTTGAAAAACAACTGGGTGCTCAAATCAGGTAGTCATTTTTATATTTCAGGTTTCCCTTTGGATATCAATCGTTAAAAATTAAATTGCTATGGAAAGGATGGAACTGATAAAAGGTGATATCACCCAATTGGAGGTTGATGTCATTGTAAATGCAGCCAATAGTACGTTGCTGGGCGGAGGTGGCGTAGATGGTGCCATTCACCGTGCGGCAGGGCCTGCCTTGCTTGAAGAATGCCGGAAATTGGGCGGTTGTGAAACCGGACAGGCAAAAATCACCAAGGGTTATAATCTCCCTGCAAAATATGTAATCCATACAGTTGGGCCGGTTTGGCATGGAGGGCAGCATAAAGAGCCGGTATTTCTGGCCAATTGTTACCGGAACAGCCTGCTCCTGGCTATGAAAAACAATTTAAAAACCATTGCTTTTCCCAATATTAGTACTGGTGTTTATCGTTTTCCAAAGGAGGAAGCCGCCAATATTGCAATTCAGGAGGTCAGGCAATTTCTGAGCCGTAATCCATTGCCAAAGAAGGTGATATTCTGTGTTTTCGACGATGAAAATTTGGGGATTTATCAAAATATAATAAAATAAAAAAATGTAGGGACGCAATGCCTTGCGTCCCTATATTTTTTTGGTGTCCCTATATTATTTTATCCCTCGATGATTTTTGTATAATAGGCCCTGAAATCTTTCCAATGGTAATAGGGGGCTATGTCGGTGGGTACAGGAATTTTCGCCTCTTTTTCACAATGCAGCACTTTCACGATGATATCCCCCGTCTTACTGTTTTTATAAAAAATAATCTGCAGGTTTGTACCCATAGGGGTTACTTTAAAGTCACTCCAAACCTTATAAATATTTTCCGGATCAGGAACTTTGTCATAGAGTTCATTTACATCCATCAAAGCCAATAAAGGACTGATATAACTGTCGTGTCCGAACCGCAAATCGGCAGATACGTTTCCTTTTTTTATGGCACTATCCGCACAATCCAGGATATTTTTCAACAAACCTTTGGCACTGTTTTTAGCTTCTTTGCTTGTGAAATTGTAATATCTGTCAATATTTACAGCTTCCCAAAGGGTGAAAATGTCATCTTTAGAGAAGACATCGAACATAGAAATTTTCAATTGGTCCATATCCTGAAGATCTCCTGCCATTTGAAAGATATCGGAAATAAATGAAGCAGGATTTTTAACATGTTCGTTTGCATAAACAGAATCGTTAAAGAGGTTGGAAAGGAAATGCCGGGTATTGAAATGCTTTTTTAGAAAGTTATGATAAATAGCGCTAATAGAATCCTTGTTTGCTGCTTTATAATCGGCATTGAGGTAGCTGTTTCTATTGGTAGCTTCCCTGTTTATGACTATGGCCGGATTTAATTCTTTTAACCGTTCGTTATTGGCGGCCATGCTGATGATACACCGGGGAACTAAAGTTGACCGGCTATAGATATAACATTTGCGGCCATCTTTTGTGGAAAAAACTTCAGGAAAAGAATGGAACATACGTCCGGCAATTTCCCTGTGCTCAATAACACCAAGGTGAGAAAGGTCTCCGTAATGCTTCTCGGCATCGGCAGCCACAATTTTAACCCGTTCGTAAAGACTTTCTCCCAAGGCTGTTAACTTGTTGTTCTGATGAGCTTCACCTAAAATTTTTTCAGGAAGGTTGTAATTTTCAGCCGAAGTTAACCACCTTGAGCCATGCCGCCCGTAATGACTGATGTAGAAAGGTTTATAGCCTTTTGGCGCGGGGGTGGCCTGCGTCTTGACAAAATTGTAGGATTGTAAAATGCCGCCTGAATGATTGAAATTATTCAAAAATTCTTCTTTAGTTGTCTGAGCCTGAATTAAGGCAGGTAACAGGATAAAAGGGAGGGCAAGGAATAAAAAATTTTTTTTCATTCTTATAAATTAAATTTTAACATTTATGTTTTAATCATATTGAAATTTTGTTCCTAAATATCTATTATCAGCAGTTAATGGAAAATGCAAATTGAATTTAAGGCCTGAATGTTATTTAATAGCGAATAACATTATTTTACTACTATGTTGATCATAAACATTGATCACAAGATCTCATTATGAAAATGTCAAAATTAAAGTAAAAACAATAATCCGAAAATATTTTTGAAAAAAATGCATGTGTAGAGACGCCCTATAGGGCGTCTCTACACATGCATTAAAATTTATTCATCAATAATATACGGCGTTTGTTGATAAACGTAATAATTCAACCAGTTTAAGAATAGCAGATTTGCATGAGACCTCCATTGTACGATGGGGTCCCTGGAGGGATCGTTATCCGGGAAATAGTTCCTGGGTATGTCTACCTTCATTCCTTTGTTTATATCCCTGAAATATTCTTCTTTCAGGGTCAGGGGATCATATTCCGAATGCCCGGGAACAAAGACCTGCCGTCCGTCTTTGGATATGATAATATAGGGCCCGGCTTCTTCAGATTCTGCCACAATTTCCAGTTCCTGATTCTTAAGAATTTCGGAACTCCTGATTCCCGTAAAACGTGAATGAGGCGCTACAAATGAATCATCAAATCCCCTGACAATGGGAATTTTCGTATTTAAAACATTATGACTAAAGACCCCTGAGAGCTTTTTAGGCAGCATGTACTTGGGCACCCCGTATAAGTGGTACAGGGCAGCCTGCGAAGCCCAGCAGATAAAAAATGTGGAAGTAACATGGGTAGTGCTCCAGTCCATTACTTCTTTCATTTGCTCCCAGTAATCCACGTCCTCAAATTCGAGGCGTTCAACCGGCGCACCGGTAACGATCATCCCGTCGTACCTCTTGTTCTTTATTTCCTTGAAGGTTTTATAAAACACCATCAGGTGTTCCTTGGGCGTATGGGTAGATTCGTGTTCATCCAGATAAAAAAGTTCAATCTCAAGCTGCAAAGGTGAATTGGAAAGTATTCTGAGCAATTGGGTTTCTGTGGTCGATTTTATGGGCATTATGTTCAGTATGGCAATTCGAAGCGGACGAATATCCTGGTGAATGGCCACGCTGTTTTCCATTACGAATATGTTTTCTTCCTTGAGCACATCAATGGCAGGAAGGTTATTGGGTACGTTAACTGGCATGATTAAACTATTTGTTTTTCAATTGTTTATTAAATGGCTTTAAAAGCTTCTGTGAAATCCTCTTTAATATCCTCAATATTTTCAATACCTACCGACAAACGGAGCAGGGCAGGGTAAACGCCGCAGGCTATCTGGGCTTCTTCAGAGAGCTGTGCATGTGTGGTGGCTGCAGGCTGAATGATCAACGTTTTGGCATCACCTACATTGGCCAGGTCGCTGGTGAGGGTTAGGTGATCGACAAACTTGCGGGCGTTGTCTTTCCCCCCCTTTACAATAAATGAAAGCACACCGCCAAAACCCTTTTTGAGGTATTTTTTCCCAAGCTGATGGTAAGGGCTGCTTTCCAGTCCGGGATAATTTACACTTTCTACTTTGGGATGTTTTTCAAGCCAATTGGCCATTTCCAACGTGTTCTCTCCGTGGCGTTCTACCCTCAATGAAAGAGTTTCAAGTCCCTGCAAGAGGAGGAATGAATTGAACGGGCTGATTGCCGGGCCGAAATCGCGCAATCCCTCAACTCTGGCCCTTGTAATAAAAGCGGTGTTGCCAAAGGTTTCCCAAAACTTCAGTCCGTGATAACCGTCCGAAGGTTCCGTAAACTGAGGGAACTTGCCGTTGGCCCAGTTAAAATTACCGGCATCAACGATTACTCCGCCCATGCTTGTGCCATGGCCGCCAATCCACTTGGTGGCCGATTCAACAACTATGTTGGCGCCAAAGTCGATGGGGCGGCACCAACCGCCGCAGGCCCCAAAAGTATTGTCCACAATCAGGGGTATGCCATGCTTTCCGGCAAGCTTAACCAGGGCTTCAAAATCCGGAATATTAAAGCGCGGATTTCCAATGGTTTCAACGTATATGGCCTTTGTCCGTTCGTCTATCAAATTTTCGTATTCTTCAATTTTGTCCTCTTTGGTGAAGCGAACTTCAATACCAAAACGTCTGAGCGAAACATCAAACTGGTTGTAACTGCCTCCGTAAAGGTTGGGCGTTGAAACAAAATTGTCGCCCTGGCTCATCAGGTTGGTCAGCACGATAAATTCGGCCGAATGTCCTGAAGCTGTGGCCAGTGCGGCTACTCCGCCTTCCAAAGCTGCTACCCGTTTCTCAAAAACATCGGTGGTGGGGTTCATCATCCGGGTGTACACATTTCCAGCTTCCTTTAAGCCAAACAAATTGGCACCGTGCTCTGCATTTTTAAAAACATAGGAAGTGGTCTGGTAAATAGGTACTGCCCTGGACATAGTTGTGGGATCCACTGTTTGTCCTGCATGTATCTGCAGGGTTTCAAACCTGTAT is drawn from Bacteroidota bacterium and contains these coding sequences:
- the lpxB gene encoding lipid-A-disaccharide synthase, with amino-acid sequence MKYFIIAGEASGDLHGANLMRELQKTDTDAVFRFLGGDLMAAIGGKPLIHYREMAFMGVWEVALHLKNIRQNFRLCKNSLLEFHPDVVILIDYPGFNLNMAKFAKKNGYKVFYYISPKIWAWKKSRVKLVKAYVDKMFTILPFETGFYQSHDYSVDYIGNPVMDAVTDSLEKPVDRNDFINKNKLEEKPIIALLSGSRKQEIDRCLPQMLGAAKYYNDYQFIIAGAPSIEKSYYQKYIAGHNVKIVYDQTYDLLRNSTAAVVTSGTATLETALFNVPEVVIYKTSNISYIIGRPIVKIKFFSLVNLILDREAVKELLQFHLERDIKTELDKILYDEKYRHQMLASFQELRKILGTRRSSEAAALLMHKYLNSKN
- the surE gene encoding 5'/3'-nucleotidase SurE, whose translation is MGKIEKPYILVTNDDGIHAGGLKALIDIARSMGNILVVAPDEPQSGMSHAITTKVPLRLRKIHVEEGLLIYSCNGTPVDCVKIALNEIGEKKPDLIISGINHGSNAATSVVYSATMGAAIEGCLNNIPSAGFSLLDFSADADFSSTRKYVTTIIKNILDHGLPKGTCLNVNIPLNKVREIKGIKICRQNKGYWKEEFDKRTDPSKKDYFWLTGSFHNVEPEANDTDEWALQNNYVSVVPVNVDFTAYESIQYLRNWKLNEEI
- the pheT gene encoding phenylalanine--tRNA ligase subunit beta — protein: MKISYNWLKQYINTAIPAEEAAKILTQIGLEVESIEPYQSVKGGLEGFVIGKVLTCEKMANSDKLSKTTVDVGGPEPLHIVCGAPNVKAGQKVVVATEGTIVYMGDESFKIKKSKLRGEASEGMICAEDELGLGTAHDGIMVLPDDVKAGTLAKDYFEIENDISFEIGLTPNRIDAASHYGVARDLAAYLRQSGEVELSRPSVDSFHIDNTEYPVDVEVINTQACPRYAGVTVSGVKVGPSPKWMQNRLQAIGLRSINNVVDVTNYILYEIGQPLHSFDADKIKGKKIVVRTLPEGTKFTTLDGVERDLSANDLMICNESEPMALAGVFGGSESGVTANTTNVFLESAYFNPVWVRKTAKRLGLNTDASFRFERGIDPNITIYALKRAALLIKELAGGEISSEIVDQYPSKLEDFKVNINFKNVNRLVGKVIPPETMRQILTALEIKVTAETSEGMSLIVPAYRVDVQREADVVEEILRIYGYNNVEISPKLHSTIAHFPKPDKEKIINLISDLLSDNGFNEIMSNSLTKASYYENTEAYDSKKTIHIFNPLSSDLGVLRQTMLHGGLEAIALNTNRRNKDLKLYEFGNCYVLKDKTEHPDHLDNYSEKYHLALFLTGLDHEVNWITREEHTSFYLLKTYVEMILKRLGVDPDSLEVKEFSSPVFSEAVQLSDKKDRAVTFGVLRKDMLVPFDIKADVYYADFQGETILELATRNKINFNELPKYPAVKRDLALLLDKEVKFAQVKELAFKTEHKLLKKVSLFDVYEGDKLPEGKKSYAVSFILQDESKTLNDNQIDKAMKTLLTAFEKQLGAQIR
- a CDS encoding O-acetyl-ADP-ribose deacetylase, which translates into the protein MERMELIKGDITQLEVDVIVNAANSTLLGGGGVDGAIHRAAGPALLEECRKLGGCETGQAKITKGYNLPAKYVIHTVGPVWHGGQHKEPVFLANCYRNSLLLAMKNNLKTIAFPNISTGVYRFPKEEAANIAIQEVRQFLSRNPLPKKVIFCVFDDENLGIYQNIIK
- a CDS encoding histidine-type phosphatase, with product MKKNFLFLALPFILLPALIQAQTTKEEFLNNFNHSGGILQSYNFVKTQATPAPKGYKPFYISHYGRHGSRWLTSAENYNLPEKILGEAHQNNKLTALGESLYERVKIVAADAEKHYGDLSHLGVIEHREIAGRMFHSFPEVFSTKDGRKCYIYSRSTLVPRCIISMAANNERLKELNPAIVINREATNRNSYLNADYKAANKDSISAIYHNFLKKHFNTRHFLSNLFNDSVYANEHVKNPASFISDIFQMAGDLQDMDQLKISMFDVFSKDDIFTLWEAVNIDRYYNFTSKEAKNSAKGLLKNILDCADSAIKKGNVSADLRFGHDSYISPLLALMDVNELYDKVPDPENIYKVWSDFKVTPMGTNLQIIFYKNSKTGDIIVKVLHCEKEAKIPVPTDIAPYYHWKDFRAYYTKIIEG
- the metA gene encoding homoserine O-succinyltransferase — translated: MPVNVPNNLPAIDVLKEENIFVMENSVAIHQDIRPLRIAILNIMPIKSTTETQLLRILSNSPLQLEIELFYLDEHESTHTPKEHLMVFYKTFKEIKNKRYDGMIVTGAPVERLEFEDVDYWEQMKEVMDWSTTHVTSTFFICWASQAALYHLYGVPKYMLPKKLSGVFSHNVLNTKIPIVRGFDDSFVAPHSRFTGIRSSEILKNQELEIVAESEEAGPYIIISKDGRQVFVPGHSEYDPLTLKEEYFRDINKGMKVDIPRNYFPDNDPSRDPIVQWRSHANLLFLNWLNYYVYQQTPYIIDE
- a CDS encoding O-acetylhomoserine aminocarboxypropyltransferase/cysteine synthase codes for the protein MSEKKYRFETLQIHAGQTVDPTTMSRAVPIYQTTSYVFKNAEHGANLFGLKEAGNVYTRMMNPTTDVFEKRVAALEGGVAALATASGHSAEFIVLTNLMSQGDNFVSTPNLYGGSYNQFDVSLRRFGIEVRFTKEDKIEEYENLIDERTKAIYVETIGNPRFNIPDFEALVKLAGKHGIPLIVDNTFGACGGWCRPIDFGANIVVESATKWIGGHGTSMGGVIVDAGNFNWANGKFPQFTEPSDGYHGLKFWETFGNTAFITRARVEGLRDFGPAISPFNSFLLLQGLETLSLRVERHGENTLEMANWLEKHPKVESVNYPGLESSPYHQLGKKYLKKGFGGVLSFIVKGGKDNARKFVDHLTLTSDLANVGDAKTLIIQPAATTHAQLSEEAQIACGVYPALLRLSVGIENIEDIKEDFTEAFKAI